In a genomic window of Meleagris gallopavo isolate NT-WF06-2002-E0010 breed Aviagen turkey brand Nicholas breeding stock chromosome 1, Turkey_5.1, whole genome shotgun sequence:
- the LOC104912832 gene encoding alpha-2-macroglobulin-like codes for MITIEDKELPVSVCGLYTYGKPVPGLVSVQVCRKFSHSASHCYRKEGEAVCEEFTRQADAHGCVSDVVRTKIFHLRRRGYKMSIEVQGKITEDGTGIVVTGTGSCEITSIMSKVSFDLLDSHYRPGIPLFGRVKLVDGNDVPIANETIRISVNGDIYKGNYTTDEQGLSWFSIDTTTFTEASLEIRAEYKPELNCYVSDWITPSHEHAMRRISRFYSPSKSFLKIEPKLEMLSCGSSAEIQVHYIFTPKVIEQQRKIIIYYLVMAKGSIMLADTYDLTVDPGNAYGIFQLILPVEATIAPLAQMLVYTTSHSGEVIASTGEFQVESCLLNKVNLSFLPKEELPASNTSLKLHSSPRSLCALRAVDRSVLLRKPENELSPSSVYNLLPLKELRGYSFKGYYLEEEDVNPCVSLDNILLNGFTYVPISPDGEGDAYEILKLIGLKVFTSNKIHKPEVCQHYTAHMMERSYSGSISASQLLDDSDYAMLKGMDAGSPMETIRKYFPETWIWDIFSVNSEGNAELDVTIPDTITEWKASAFCMSPDTGFGLSPTVSLRAFQPFFVELTLPYSVVRGEAFTLKATVFNYLTACIRVRKT; via the exons ATGATCACTATTGAGGACAAGGAACTTCCAGTGTCCGTCTGTGGTCT TTACACCTATGGAAAACCAGTCCCTGGTTTGGTGAGTGTCCAAGTGTGCCGGAAATTTTCCCATTCTGCTTCACATTGTTatagaaaagaaggagaagctGTATGTGAAGAATTCACCAGGCAG GCAGATGCTCATGGGTGTGTTTCTGATGTAGTAAGGACTAAGATATTTCATCTCCGGCGCAGGGGATATAAGATGAGCATTGAGGTGCAAGGCAAGATCACAGAAGATGGTACAG GAATAGTTGTGACTGGAACAGGCTCCTGTGAAATCACATCCATAATGAGCAAAGTCAGCTTTGACCTGTTGGATTCTCATTACAGACCAGGGATCCCACTCTTTGGCAGG gTGAAGCTGGTAGATGGTAATGATGTTCCCATTGCCAATGAAACCATCAGGATTTCTGTGAATGGAGACATATACAAAGGAAATTACACTACAGATGAGCAGGGACTATCCTGGTTTTCCATTGATACTACCACGTTCACAGAAGCCTCCCTGGAAATCCGA GCTGAATATAAACCTGAACTGAACTGTTATGTCAGTGACTGGATCACGCCTTCACATGAGCATGCCATGCGTAGAATAAGTCGGTTTTACTCCCCCAGTAAGAGCTTCCTCAAAATTGAGCCCAAGTTGGAGATGTTAAGTTGTGGCTCCTCCGCAGAGATCCAGGTGCACTATATCTTCACACCAAAGGTTATTGAACAGCAGAGGAAAATTATCATTTACTATTTG GTGATGGCCAAGGGAAGTATTATGTTAGCAGACACCTATGATCTGACTGTGGATCCTGGAAATG ctTATGGGATATTCCAGTTGATTTTACCTGTTGAGGCGACAATTGCTCCCCTGGCACAAATGCTTGTCTATACCACTTCACACAGTGGAGAAGTCATTGCTAGTACAGGAGAATTCCAGGTTGAAAGTTGCCTTCTCAATAAA GTCAACTTGAGTTTTCTACCCAAGGAAGAACTTCCTGCCTCCAACACAAGTCTGAAACTCCATTCCTCACCAAGGTCCCTGTGTGCCCTCCGTGCCGTGGACAGGAGTGTTCTCCTCAGGAAGCCTGAAAATGAGCTCTCTCCCAGCTCT GTGTATAACCTTCTCCCACTCAAGGAACTCCGGGGCTATAGCTTCAAGGGCTACTACTTGGAAGAAGAAGATGTAAACCCCTGTGTGTCACTTGACAACATATTACTGAATGGATTCACCTATGTACCCATTTCTCCTGATGGTGAAGGTGATGCTTACGAAATTCTCAAA CTGATAGGCTTAAAAGTCTTCACTAGCAACAAGATCCATAAGCCTGAAGTCTGCCAGCATTACACAGCGCATATGATGGAAAGGAGTTACAGTGGTTCTA TCAGTGCATCGCAACTGCTTGATGATTCAGACTATGCAATGTTAAAAGGGATGGATGCTGGCAGTCCCATGGAGACCATCCGGAAGTACTTCCCTGAGACATGGATTTGGGACATATTTTCAGTGAA CTCTGAGGGAAATGCTGAACTAGATGTGACCATCCCTGACACCATCACTGAATGGAAAGccagtgcattctgcatgtcCCCAGACACAGGCTTTGGCCTGTCACCAACAGTGTCCCTCAGAGCCTTCCAGCCTTTTTTTGTAGAGCTCACCCTACCTTACTCTGTAGTGCGTGGTGAGGCCTTCACACTGAAAGCCACTGTTTTCAACTACCTGACAGCCTGCATCAGAGTAAGGAAGACTTAA